A genomic window from Macaca mulatta isolate MMU2019108-1 chromosome 19, T2T-MMU8v2.0, whole genome shotgun sequence includes:
- the KCNC3 gene encoding voltage-gated potassium channel KCNC3 isoform X1, which produces MLSSVCVSSFRGRQGASKQQPAPPPQPPESPPPPLLPPQQQQPAQPGPAASPAGPPAPRGPGGRRAEPCPGLPAAAMGRHGGGGGDSGKIVINVGGVRHETYRSTLRTLPGTRLAGLTEPEAAARFDYDPGADEFFFDRHPGVFAYVLNYYRTGKLHCPADVCGPLFEEELGFWGIDETDVEACCWMTYRQHRDAEEALDSFEAPDPAGAANAANAAGAHDGGLDDEAGAGGGGLDGAGGELKRLCFQDAGGGAGGPPGGAGGAGGTWWRRWQPRVWALFEDPYSSRAARYVAFASLFFILISITTFCLETHEGFIHISNKTVTQASPIPGAPPENITNVEVETEPFLTYVEGVCVVWFTFEFLMRITFCPDKVEFLKSSLNIIDCVAILPFYLEVGLSGLSSKAAKDVLGFLRVVRFVRILRIFKLTRHFVGLRVLGHTLRASTNEFLLLIIFLALGVLIFATMIYYAERIGADPDDILGSNHTYFKNIPIGFWWAVVTMTTLGYGDMYPKTWSGMLVGALCALAGVLTIAMPVPVIVNNFGMYYSLAMAKQKLPKKKNKHIPRPPQPGSPNYCKPDPPPPPPPHPHHGSGGISPPPPITPPSMGVTVAGAYPAGPHTHPGLLRGGAGGLGIMGLPPLPAPGEPCPLAQEEVIEINRADPRPNGDPAAAALAHEDCPAIDQPAMSPEDKSPITPGSRGRYSRDRACFLLTDYAPSPDGSIRKGYEKSRSLSSIAGLSGVSLRLAPLATPPGSPRAARRAPPTLPSIL; this is translated from the exons ATGCTGAGCTCAGTCTGCGTCTCGTCCTTCCGCGGGCGCCAGGGGGCCAGCAAGCAGCAGCCGGCGCCACCGCCGCAGCCGCCCGAGTCCCCGCCGCCGCCACTGCTGCCgccgcagcagcagcagcctgcgCAGCCCGGCCCCGCCGCGTCCCCGGCGGGCCCCCCGGCACCCCGCGGGCCCGGGGGCCGGCGCGCCGAGCCATGCCCCGGGCTGCCGGCGGCGGCCATGGGGCGGcacggcggcggcggtggcgacAGCGGCAAGATCGTGATCAACGTGGGCGGCGTGCGCCATGAGACGTACCGCTCGACGCTGCGCACCCTGCCGGGGACGCGGCTGGCCGGCCTGACGGAGCCCGAGGCGGCGGCACGCTTCGACTACGACCCGGGCGCCGACGAGTTCTTCTTTGACCGGCACCCGGGAGTCTTCGCGTACGTGCTCAACTACTACCGCACCGGCAAGCTGCACTGCCCGGCCGACGTGTGCGGGCCCCTGTTTGAGGAGGAGCTCGGCTTCTGGGGCATCGACGAGACCGACGTGGAGGCCTGCTGCTGGATGACCTACCGGCAGCACCGCGACGCCGAGGAGGCGCTCGACTCCTTCGAGGCGCCCGACCCAGCGGGCGCCGCCAACGCCGCCAACGCCGCGGGCGCCCACGACGGAGGCCTGGACGATGAGGCGGGTGCGGGCGGCGGCGGCCTGGACGGAGCGGGCGGCGAGCTCAAGCGCCTCTGCTTCCAGgacgcgggcggcggcgccgggGGGCCGCCAGGGGGCGCGGGCGGCGCGGGCGGCACGTGGTGGCGCCGCTGGCAGCCCCGCGTGTGGGCGCTCTTCGAGGACCCCTACTCGTCGCGGGCTGCCAGG TATGTGGCCTTCGCCTCCCTCTTCTTCATCCTCATCTCCATCACCACCTTCTGCCTGGAAACCCATGAGGGCTTCATCCATATCAGCAACAAGACGGTGACCCAGGCCTCCCCGATCCCCGGGGCGCCTCCGGAGAACATCACCAACGTGGAGGTGGAGACGGAGCCCTTCCTGACCTACGTGGAGGGGGTGTGCGTGGTCTGGTTCACCTTCGAGTTCCTCATGCGCATCACCTTCTGCCCAGACAAGGTGGAGTTTCTTAAAAGCAGCCTCAACATCATTGACTGTGTGGCCATCCTGCCCTTCTATCTTGAGGTGGGCCTCTCGGGCCTCAGCTCCAAGGCCGCCAAAGACGTGCTGGGCTTCCTGCGGGTGGTCCGCTTCGTCCGCATCCTGCGCATCTTCAAGCTGACCCGGCACTTCGTGGGGCTGCGCGTGCTGGGACACACGCTCCGCGCCAGCACCAACGAGTTCCTGCTGCTCATCATCTTCCTGGCCCTGGGGGTGCTCATCTTCGCCACCATGATTTACTACGCTGAGCGCATCGGCGCCGACCCCGATGACATCCTGGGCTCCAACCACACCTACTTCAAGAACATCCCCATTGGCTTCTGGTGGGCCGTGGTCACCATGACGACCCTGGGCTATGGAGACATGTACCCCAAGACATGGTCGGGGATGCTCGTTGGGGCGCTGTGTGCCCTGGCGGGGGTGCTGACCATCGCCATGCCCGTGCCCGTCATTGTCAACAACTTTGGCATGTACTATTCGCTGGCCATGGCCAAGCAGAAGCTGCCCAAGAAGAAGAACAAACACATCCCCCGGCCCCCGCAACCAGGCTCACCCAACTACTGCAAGCCTGACCCACCCCCGCCACCCCCGCCCCACCCGCACCACGGCAGCGGGGGCATCAGCCCGCCGCCACCCATCACCCCACCCTCCATGGGGGTGACTGTGGCCGGGGCCTACCCAGCGGGGCCCCACACGCACCCCGGGCTGCTCAGGGGGGGAGCGGGTGGGCTGGGGATCATGGGGCTGCCTCCTCTGCCGGCCCCCGGCGAGCCTTGCCCGTTGGCTCAGGAGGAGGTGATTGAGATCAACCGGGCAG ATCCTCGCCCCAATGGGGATCCGGCAGCAGCTGCACTTGCCCACGAGGACTGCCCAGCCATTGACCAGCCCGCCATGTCCCCGGAAGACAAGAGCCCCATCACTCCTGGAAGCCGTGGCCGCTACAGCCGGGATCGAGCCTGCTTCCTCCTCACCGACTATGCCCCTTCCCCTGACGGCTCCATCCGAAAAG
- the LOC719235 gene encoding napsin-A isoform X1 — translation MSPPRLLPLLLLLPLLNVEPAGATLIRIPLRRVHPGLRTLNLLRGWGKPAKLPRLGAPSPGDKPALVPLSKFLDAQYFGEIGLGTPPQNFTVVFDTGSSNLWVPSRRCHFFSVPCWFHHRFNPNASSSFQPNGTKFAIQYGTGRVDGILSEDKLTIGGIKGASVIFGEALWESSLVFTISRPDGILGLGFPILAVEGVPPPLDVLVEQGLLDKPVFSFYLNRDSEVADGGELVLGGSDPAHYIPPLTFVPVTVPAYWQIHMERVTVGSGLTLCARGCAAILDTGTPVIIGPTEEIRALHEAIGGIPLLAGEYIIRCSEIPKLPTVSLLIGGVWFNLTAQDYVIQFAQGDVRLCLSGFRALDIALPPVPVWILGDVFLGAYVAVFDRGDMKSGARVGLARARPRSCQADLGRRETAQAQYRG, via the exons ATGTCTCCACCACGGCTGctgcccctgctgctgctgctgcctctgctgaACGTGGAGCCTGCTGGGGCCACACTGATTCG GATCCCCCTTCGTAGAGTCCACCCTGGACTCAGGACCTTGAACCTATTGAGGGGATGGGGAAAACCAGCAAAGCTCCCCAGGTTGGGGGCCCCATCTCCTGGGGACAAGCCTGCCTTGGTACCTCTCTCCAAATTCCTGGAT GCCCAGTATTTTGGGGAAATTGGGCTGGGAACGCCTCCACAAAACTTCACTGTCGTCTTTGACACTGGCTCCTCCAATCTCTGGGTCCCGTCCAGGAGATGCCACTTCTTCAGTGTGCCCTGCT GGTTCCACCACCGCTTCAATCCCAATGCCTCCAGCTCCTTCCAGCCCAATGGGACCAAGTTTGCCATTCAATATGGAACTGGGCGGGTAGATGGAATCCTGAGTGAGGACAAGCTGACT ATTGGTGGAATCAAGGGTGCATCCGTGATTTTCGGGGAAGCTCTGTGGGAATCCAGCCTGGTCTTCACTATTTCCCGCCCTGATGGGATATTGGGCCTCGGTTTTCCCATTCTGGCTGTGGAAGGAGTTCCGCCCCCGCTGGATGTACTGGTGGAGCAGGGGCTACTGGATAAGCCTGTCTTCTCCTTTTACCTCAACAG GGACTCTGAAGTGGCTGATGGAGGAGAGCTGGTCCTGGGGGGCTCAGACCCGGCACACTACATCCCACCCCTCACCTTCGTGCCAGTCACAGTCCCCGCCTACTGGCAGATCCACATGGAGCG TGTGACGGTGGGCTCAGGGCTGACTCTCTGTGCCCGGGGCTGTGCTGCCATTCTGGACACAGGCACACCTGTCATCATAGGACCCACTGAGGAGATCCGGGCCCTGCATGAAGCCATTGGGGGAATCCCCTTGCTGGCTGGGGAG TACATCATCCGGTGCTCAGAAATCCCAAAGCTCCCCACAGTCTCACTCCTCATTGGGGGGGTCTGGTTTAACCTCACGGCCCAGGATTACGTCATCCAG TTTGCTCAGGGTGACGTCCGCCTCTGCTTGTCCGGCTTCCGGGCCTTGGACATCGCTTTGCCTCCAGTACCTGTGTGGATCCTCGGCGACGTTTTCTTGGGGGCGTATGTGGCCGTCTTCGACCGCGGGGACATGAAGAGCGGCGCACGAGTGGGCCTGGCGCGCGCTCGCCCTCGCTCTTGCCAAGCGGACCTGGGAAGGCGCGAGACCGCGCAGGCGCAGTACCGCGGGTGA
- the KCNC3 gene encoding voltage-gated potassium channel KCNC3 isoform X4 — protein MGRHGGGGGDSGKIVINVGGVRHETYRSTLRTLPGTRLAGLTEPEAAARFDYDPGADEFFFDRHPGVFAYVLNYYRTGKLHCPADVCGPLFEEELGFWGIDETDVEACCWMTYRQHRDAEEALDSFEAPDPAGAANAANAAGAHDGGLDDEAGAGGGGLDGAGGELKRLCFQDAGGGAGGPPGGAGGAGGTWWRRWQPRVWALFEDPYSSRAARYVAFASLFFILISITTFCLETHEGFIHISNKTVTQASPIPGAPPENITNVEVETEPFLTYVEGVCVVWFTFEFLMRITFCPDKVEFLKSSLNIIDCVAILPFYLEVGLSGLSSKAAKDVLGFLRVVRFVRILRIFKLTRHFVGLRVLGHTLRASTNEFLLLIIFLALGVLIFATMIYYAERIGADPDDILGSNHTYFKNIPIGFWWAVVTMTTLGYGDMYPKTWSGMLVGALCALAGVLTIAMPVPVIVNNFGMYYSLAMAKQKLPKKKNKHIPRPPQPGSPNYCKPDLSMSCSVTQAGVQWCNLGSLQPPPPGFKQWGLAMLARLVLNSWAQVILLPWPPKGLRLQV, from the exons ATGGGGCGGcacggcggcggcggtggcgacAGCGGCAAGATCGTGATCAACGTGGGCGGCGTGCGCCATGAGACGTACCGCTCGACGCTGCGCACCCTGCCGGGGACGCGGCTGGCCGGCCTGACGGAGCCCGAGGCGGCGGCACGCTTCGACTACGACCCGGGCGCCGACGAGTTCTTCTTTGACCGGCACCCGGGAGTCTTCGCGTACGTGCTCAACTACTACCGCACCGGCAAGCTGCACTGCCCGGCCGACGTGTGCGGGCCCCTGTTTGAGGAGGAGCTCGGCTTCTGGGGCATCGACGAGACCGACGTGGAGGCCTGCTGCTGGATGACCTACCGGCAGCACCGCGACGCCGAGGAGGCGCTCGACTCCTTCGAGGCGCCCGACCCAGCGGGCGCCGCCAACGCCGCCAACGCCGCGGGCGCCCACGACGGAGGCCTGGACGATGAGGCGGGTGCGGGCGGCGGCGGCCTGGACGGAGCGGGCGGCGAGCTCAAGCGCCTCTGCTTCCAGgacgcgggcggcggcgccgggGGGCCGCCAGGGGGCGCGGGCGGCGCGGGCGGCACGTGGTGGCGCCGCTGGCAGCCCCGCGTGTGGGCGCTCTTCGAGGACCCCTACTCGTCGCGGGCTGCCAGG TATGTGGCCTTCGCCTCCCTCTTCTTCATCCTCATCTCCATCACCACCTTCTGCCTGGAAACCCATGAGGGCTTCATCCATATCAGCAACAAGACGGTGACCCAGGCCTCCCCGATCCCCGGGGCGCCTCCGGAGAACATCACCAACGTGGAGGTGGAGACGGAGCCCTTCCTGACCTACGTGGAGGGGGTGTGCGTGGTCTGGTTCACCTTCGAGTTCCTCATGCGCATCACCTTCTGCCCAGACAAGGTGGAGTTTCTTAAAAGCAGCCTCAACATCATTGACTGTGTGGCCATCCTGCCCTTCTATCTTGAGGTGGGCCTCTCGGGCCTCAGCTCCAAGGCCGCCAAAGACGTGCTGGGCTTCCTGCGGGTGGTCCGCTTCGTCCGCATCCTGCGCATCTTCAAGCTGACCCGGCACTTCGTGGGGCTGCGCGTGCTGGGACACACGCTCCGCGCCAGCACCAACGAGTTCCTGCTGCTCATCATCTTCCTGGCCCTGGGGGTGCTCATCTTCGCCACCATGATTTACTACGCTGAGCGCATCGGCGCCGACCCCGATGACATCCTGGGCTCCAACCACACCTACTTCAAGAACATCCCCATTGGCTTCTGGTGGGCCGTGGTCACCATGACGACCCTGGGCTATGGAGACATGTACCCCAAGACATGGTCGGGGATGCTCGTTGGGGCGCTGTGTGCCCTGGCGGGGGTGCTGACCATCGCCATGCCCGTGCCCGTCATTGTCAACAACTTTGGCATGTACTATTCGCTGGCCATGGCCAAGCAGAAGCTGCCCAAGAAGAAGAACAAACACATCCCCCGGCCCCCGCAACCAGGCTCACCCAACTACTGCAAGCCTGA tttgagcatgtcttgctctgtcacccaggctggagtgcagtggtgcaatctcggctcactgcaacctccgcctcctggattcaagcaatggggtctcgctatgttggccaggttggtcttgaactcctgggctcaagtaatcctcctgccttggcctcccaaagggctaagattacaggtgtga
- the LOC719235 gene encoding napsin-A isoform X2: protein MSPPRLLPLLLLLPLLNVEPAGATLIRIPLRRVHPGLRTLNLLRGWGKPAKLPRLGAPSPGDKPALVPLSKFLDAQYFGEIGLGTPPQNFTVVFDTGSSNLWVPSRRCHFFSVPCWFHHRFNPNASSSFQPNGTKFAIQYGTGRIGGIKGASVIFGEALWESSLVFTISRPDGILGLGFPILAVEGVPPPLDVLVEQGLLDKPVFSFYLNRDSEVADGGELVLGGSDPAHYIPPLTFVPVTVPAYWQIHMERVTVGSGLTLCARGCAAILDTGTPVIIGPTEEIRALHEAIGGIPLLAGEYIIRCSEIPKLPTVSLLIGGVWFNLTAQDYVIQFAQGDVRLCLSGFRALDIALPPVPVWILGDVFLGAYVAVFDRGDMKSGARVGLARARPRSCQADLGRRETAQAQYRG from the exons ATGTCTCCACCACGGCTGctgcccctgctgctgctgctgcctctgctgaACGTGGAGCCTGCTGGGGCCACACTGATTCG GATCCCCCTTCGTAGAGTCCACCCTGGACTCAGGACCTTGAACCTATTGAGGGGATGGGGAAAACCAGCAAAGCTCCCCAGGTTGGGGGCCCCATCTCCTGGGGACAAGCCTGCCTTGGTACCTCTCTCCAAATTCCTGGAT GCCCAGTATTTTGGGGAAATTGGGCTGGGAACGCCTCCACAAAACTTCACTGTCGTCTTTGACACTGGCTCCTCCAATCTCTGGGTCCCGTCCAGGAGATGCCACTTCTTCAGTGTGCCCTGCT GGTTCCACCACCGCTTCAATCCCAATGCCTCCAGCTCCTTCCAGCCCAATGGGACCAAGTTTGCCATTCAATATGGAACTGGGCGG ATTGGTGGAATCAAGGGTGCATCCGTGATTTTCGGGGAAGCTCTGTGGGAATCCAGCCTGGTCTTCACTATTTCCCGCCCTGATGGGATATTGGGCCTCGGTTTTCCCATTCTGGCTGTGGAAGGAGTTCCGCCCCCGCTGGATGTACTGGTGGAGCAGGGGCTACTGGATAAGCCTGTCTTCTCCTTTTACCTCAACAG GGACTCTGAAGTGGCTGATGGAGGAGAGCTGGTCCTGGGGGGCTCAGACCCGGCACACTACATCCCACCCCTCACCTTCGTGCCAGTCACAGTCCCCGCCTACTGGCAGATCCACATGGAGCG TGTGACGGTGGGCTCAGGGCTGACTCTCTGTGCCCGGGGCTGTGCTGCCATTCTGGACACAGGCACACCTGTCATCATAGGACCCACTGAGGAGATCCGGGCCCTGCATGAAGCCATTGGGGGAATCCCCTTGCTGGCTGGGGAG TACATCATCCGGTGCTCAGAAATCCCAAAGCTCCCCACAGTCTCACTCCTCATTGGGGGGGTCTGGTTTAACCTCACGGCCCAGGATTACGTCATCCAG TTTGCTCAGGGTGACGTCCGCCTCTGCTTGTCCGGCTTCCGGGCCTTGGACATCGCTTTGCCTCCAGTACCTGTGTGGATCCTCGGCGACGTTTTCTTGGGGGCGTATGTGGCCGTCTTCGACCGCGGGGACATGAAGAGCGGCGCACGAGTGGGCCTGGCGCGCGCTCGCCCTCGCTCTTGCCAAGCGGACCTGGGAAGGCGCGAGACCGCGCAGGCGCAGTACCGCGGGTGA
- the KCNC3 gene encoding voltage-gated potassium channel KCNC3 isoform X3 has translation MLSSVCVSSFRGRQGASKQQPAPPPQPPESPPPPLLPPQQQQPAQPGPAASPAGPPAPRGPGGRRAEPCPGLPAAAMGRHGGGGGDSGKIVINVGGVRHETYRSTLRTLPGTRLAGLTEPEAAARFDYDPGADEFFFDRHPGVFAYVLNYYRTGKLHCPADVCGPLFEEELGFWGIDETDVEACCWMTYRQHRDAEEALDSFEAPDPAGAANAANAAGAHDGGLDDEAGAGGGGLDGAGGELKRLCFQDAGGGAGGPPGGAGGAGGTWWRRWQPRVWALFEDPYSSRAARYVAFASLFFILISITTFCLETHEGFIHISNKTVTQASPIPGAPPENITNVEVETEPFLTYVEGVCVVWFTFEFLMRITFCPDKVEFLKSSLNIIDCVAILPFYLEVGLSGLSSKAAKDVLGFLRVVRFVRILRIFKLTRHFVGLRVLGHTLRASTNEFLLLIIFLALGVLIFATMIYYAERIGADPDDILGSNHTYFKNIPIGFWWAVVTMTTLGYGDMYPKTWSGMLVGALCALAGVLTIAMPVPVIVNNFGMYYSLAMAKQKLPKKKNKHIPRPPQPGSPNYCKPDPPPPPPPHPHHGSGGISPPPPITPPSMGVTVAGAYPAGPHTHPGLLRGGAGGLGIMGLPPLPAPGEPCPLAQEEVIEINRADPRPNGDPAAAALAHEDCPAIDQPAMSPEDKSPITPGSRGRYSRDRACFLLTDYAPSPDGSIRKALVTA, from the exons ATGCTGAGCTCAGTCTGCGTCTCGTCCTTCCGCGGGCGCCAGGGGGCCAGCAAGCAGCAGCCGGCGCCACCGCCGCAGCCGCCCGAGTCCCCGCCGCCGCCACTGCTGCCgccgcagcagcagcagcctgcgCAGCCCGGCCCCGCCGCGTCCCCGGCGGGCCCCCCGGCACCCCGCGGGCCCGGGGGCCGGCGCGCCGAGCCATGCCCCGGGCTGCCGGCGGCGGCCATGGGGCGGcacggcggcggcggtggcgacAGCGGCAAGATCGTGATCAACGTGGGCGGCGTGCGCCATGAGACGTACCGCTCGACGCTGCGCACCCTGCCGGGGACGCGGCTGGCCGGCCTGACGGAGCCCGAGGCGGCGGCACGCTTCGACTACGACCCGGGCGCCGACGAGTTCTTCTTTGACCGGCACCCGGGAGTCTTCGCGTACGTGCTCAACTACTACCGCACCGGCAAGCTGCACTGCCCGGCCGACGTGTGCGGGCCCCTGTTTGAGGAGGAGCTCGGCTTCTGGGGCATCGACGAGACCGACGTGGAGGCCTGCTGCTGGATGACCTACCGGCAGCACCGCGACGCCGAGGAGGCGCTCGACTCCTTCGAGGCGCCCGACCCAGCGGGCGCCGCCAACGCCGCCAACGCCGCGGGCGCCCACGACGGAGGCCTGGACGATGAGGCGGGTGCGGGCGGCGGCGGCCTGGACGGAGCGGGCGGCGAGCTCAAGCGCCTCTGCTTCCAGgacgcgggcggcggcgccgggGGGCCGCCAGGGGGCGCGGGCGGCGCGGGCGGCACGTGGTGGCGCCGCTGGCAGCCCCGCGTGTGGGCGCTCTTCGAGGACCCCTACTCGTCGCGGGCTGCCAGG TATGTGGCCTTCGCCTCCCTCTTCTTCATCCTCATCTCCATCACCACCTTCTGCCTGGAAACCCATGAGGGCTTCATCCATATCAGCAACAAGACGGTGACCCAGGCCTCCCCGATCCCCGGGGCGCCTCCGGAGAACATCACCAACGTGGAGGTGGAGACGGAGCCCTTCCTGACCTACGTGGAGGGGGTGTGCGTGGTCTGGTTCACCTTCGAGTTCCTCATGCGCATCACCTTCTGCCCAGACAAGGTGGAGTTTCTTAAAAGCAGCCTCAACATCATTGACTGTGTGGCCATCCTGCCCTTCTATCTTGAGGTGGGCCTCTCGGGCCTCAGCTCCAAGGCCGCCAAAGACGTGCTGGGCTTCCTGCGGGTGGTCCGCTTCGTCCGCATCCTGCGCATCTTCAAGCTGACCCGGCACTTCGTGGGGCTGCGCGTGCTGGGACACACGCTCCGCGCCAGCACCAACGAGTTCCTGCTGCTCATCATCTTCCTGGCCCTGGGGGTGCTCATCTTCGCCACCATGATTTACTACGCTGAGCGCATCGGCGCCGACCCCGATGACATCCTGGGCTCCAACCACACCTACTTCAAGAACATCCCCATTGGCTTCTGGTGGGCCGTGGTCACCATGACGACCCTGGGCTATGGAGACATGTACCCCAAGACATGGTCGGGGATGCTCGTTGGGGCGCTGTGTGCCCTGGCGGGGGTGCTGACCATCGCCATGCCCGTGCCCGTCATTGTCAACAACTTTGGCATGTACTATTCGCTGGCCATGGCCAAGCAGAAGCTGCCCAAGAAGAAGAACAAACACATCCCCCGGCCCCCGCAACCAGGCTCACCCAACTACTGCAAGCCTGACCCACCCCCGCCACCCCCGCCCCACCCGCACCACGGCAGCGGGGGCATCAGCCCGCCGCCACCCATCACCCCACCCTCCATGGGGGTGACTGTGGCCGGGGCCTACCCAGCGGGGCCCCACACGCACCCCGGGCTGCTCAGGGGGGGAGCGGGTGGGCTGGGGATCATGGGGCTGCCTCCTCTGCCGGCCCCCGGCGAGCCTTGCCCGTTGGCTCAGGAGGAGGTGATTGAGATCAACCGGGCAG ATCCTCGCCCCAATGGGGATCCGGCAGCAGCTGCACTTGCCCACGAGGACTGCCCAGCCATTGACCAGCCCGCCATGTCCCCGGAAGACAAGAGCCCCATCACTCCTGGAAGCCGTGGCCGCTACAGCCGGGATCGAGCCTGCTTCCTCCTCACCGACTATGCCCCTTCCCCTGACGGCTCCATCCGAAAAG
- the KCNC3 gene encoding voltage-gated potassium channel KCNC3 isoform X2 produces the protein MLSSVCVSSFRGRQGASKQQPAPPPQPPESPPPPLLPPQQQQPAQPGPAASPAGPPAPRGPGGRRAEPCPGLPAAAMGRHGGGGGDSGKIVINVGGVRHETYRSTLRTLPGTRLAGLTEPEAAARFDYDPGADEFFFDRHPGVFAYVLNYYRTGKLHCPADVCGPLFEEELGFWGIDETDVEACCWMTYRQHRDAEEALDSFEAPDPAGAANAANAAGAHDGGLDDEAGAGGGGLDGAGGELKRLCFQDAGGGAGGPPGGAGGAGGTWWRRWQPRVWALFEDPYSSRAARYVAFASLFFILISITTFCLETHEGFIHISNKTVTQASPIPGAPPENITNVEVETEPFLTYVEGVCVVWFTFEFLMRITFCPDKVEFLKSSLNIIDCVAILPFYLEVGLSGLSSKAAKDVLGFLRVVRFVRILRIFKLTRHFVGLRVLGHTLRASTNEFLLLIIFLALGVLIFATMIYYAERIGADPDDILGSNHTYFKNIPIGFWWAVVTMTTLGYGDMYPKTWSGMLVGALCALAGVLTIAMPVPVIVNNFGMYYSLAMAKQKLPKKKNKHIPRPPQPGSPNYCKPDPPPPPPPHPHHGSGGISPPPPITPPSMGVTVAGAYPAGPHTHPGLLRGGAGGLGIMGLPPLPAPGEPCPLAQEEVIEINRAVDPRPNGDPAAAALAHEDCPAIDQPAMSPEDKSPITPGSRGRYSRDRACFLLTDYAPSPDGSIRKGYEKSRSLSSIAGLSGVSLRLAPLATPPGSPRAARRAPPTLPSIL, from the exons ATGCTGAGCTCAGTCTGCGTCTCGTCCTTCCGCGGGCGCCAGGGGGCCAGCAAGCAGCAGCCGGCGCCACCGCCGCAGCCGCCCGAGTCCCCGCCGCCGCCACTGCTGCCgccgcagcagcagcagcctgcgCAGCCCGGCCCCGCCGCGTCCCCGGCGGGCCCCCCGGCACCCCGCGGGCCCGGGGGCCGGCGCGCCGAGCCATGCCCCGGGCTGCCGGCGGCGGCCATGGGGCGGcacggcggcggcggtggcgacAGCGGCAAGATCGTGATCAACGTGGGCGGCGTGCGCCATGAGACGTACCGCTCGACGCTGCGCACCCTGCCGGGGACGCGGCTGGCCGGCCTGACGGAGCCCGAGGCGGCGGCACGCTTCGACTACGACCCGGGCGCCGACGAGTTCTTCTTTGACCGGCACCCGGGAGTCTTCGCGTACGTGCTCAACTACTACCGCACCGGCAAGCTGCACTGCCCGGCCGACGTGTGCGGGCCCCTGTTTGAGGAGGAGCTCGGCTTCTGGGGCATCGACGAGACCGACGTGGAGGCCTGCTGCTGGATGACCTACCGGCAGCACCGCGACGCCGAGGAGGCGCTCGACTCCTTCGAGGCGCCCGACCCAGCGGGCGCCGCCAACGCCGCCAACGCCGCGGGCGCCCACGACGGAGGCCTGGACGATGAGGCGGGTGCGGGCGGCGGCGGCCTGGACGGAGCGGGCGGCGAGCTCAAGCGCCTCTGCTTCCAGgacgcgggcggcggcgccgggGGGCCGCCAGGGGGCGCGGGCGGCGCGGGCGGCACGTGGTGGCGCCGCTGGCAGCCCCGCGTGTGGGCGCTCTTCGAGGACCCCTACTCGTCGCGGGCTGCCAGG TATGTGGCCTTCGCCTCCCTCTTCTTCATCCTCATCTCCATCACCACCTTCTGCCTGGAAACCCATGAGGGCTTCATCCATATCAGCAACAAGACGGTGACCCAGGCCTCCCCGATCCCCGGGGCGCCTCCGGAGAACATCACCAACGTGGAGGTGGAGACGGAGCCCTTCCTGACCTACGTGGAGGGGGTGTGCGTGGTCTGGTTCACCTTCGAGTTCCTCATGCGCATCACCTTCTGCCCAGACAAGGTGGAGTTTCTTAAAAGCAGCCTCAACATCATTGACTGTGTGGCCATCCTGCCCTTCTATCTTGAGGTGGGCCTCTCGGGCCTCAGCTCCAAGGCCGCCAAAGACGTGCTGGGCTTCCTGCGGGTGGTCCGCTTCGTCCGCATCCTGCGCATCTTCAAGCTGACCCGGCACTTCGTGGGGCTGCGCGTGCTGGGACACACGCTCCGCGCCAGCACCAACGAGTTCCTGCTGCTCATCATCTTCCTGGCCCTGGGGGTGCTCATCTTCGCCACCATGATTTACTACGCTGAGCGCATCGGCGCCGACCCCGATGACATCCTGGGCTCCAACCACACCTACTTCAAGAACATCCCCATTGGCTTCTGGTGGGCCGTGGTCACCATGACGACCCTGGGCTATGGAGACATGTACCCCAAGACATGGTCGGGGATGCTCGTTGGGGCGCTGTGTGCCCTGGCGGGGGTGCTGACCATCGCCATGCCCGTGCCCGTCATTGTCAACAACTTTGGCATGTACTATTCGCTGGCCATGGCCAAGCAGAAGCTGCCCAAGAAGAAGAACAAACACATCCCCCGGCCCCCGCAACCAGGCTCACCCAACTACTGCAAGCCTGACCCACCCCCGCCACCCCCGCCCCACCCGCACCACGGCAGCGGGGGCATCAGCCCGCCGCCACCCATCACCCCACCCTCCATGGGGGTGACTGTGGCCGGGGCCTACCCAGCGGGGCCCCACACGCACCCCGGGCTGCTCAGGGGGGGAGCGGGTGGGCTGGGGATCATGGGGCTGCCTCCTCTGCCGGCCCCCGGCGAGCCTTGCCCGTTGGCTCAGGAGGAGGTGATTGAGATCAACCGGGCAG TAG ATCCTCGCCCCAATGGGGATCCGGCAGCAGCTGCACTTGCCCACGAGGACTGCCCAGCCATTGACCAGCCCGCCATGTCCCCGGAAGACAAGAGCCCCATCACTCCTGGAAGCCGTGGCCGCTACAGCCGGGATCGAGCCTGCTTCCTCCTCACCGACTATGCCCCTTCCCCTGACGGCTCCATCCGAAAAG